A genomic stretch from Glaciecola nitratireducens FR1064 includes:
- a CDS encoding ABC transporter ATP-binding protein, protein MKLAVSQVSKAYANVTAINTLSFSVSQGEIFALLGPNGAGKSSIIRMITGFTKPDSGKISLTIDGETFDAIPAHTLGYLPEDRGLYPERTLLKNIMYFAQLNGMSKADAAVEADHWLDKFDLLARKNDQLKSLSKGNQQKVQLITAVIHNPKWVILDEPFSGLDPVNQEKVVTFLSELTARGMTVILSAHQMAMVEKLAHRILLMNRGEAVFYGKLTDFQQHAKTQSSLKVTFTESVLHQVEDADYDWINSKTLKVTMTANTTLSRLLQSLPSIGEVANVHSESLDLHQLYLNAITNHGVALDEK, encoded by the coding sequence ATGAAGCTGGCAGTCAGTCAAGTTAGCAAGGCATACGCTAATGTAACCGCAATCAATACACTTTCATTTTCAGTATCCCAAGGGGAGATTTTTGCTTTACTGGGCCCAAATGGTGCAGGTAAATCGTCAATCATCCGAATGATTACGGGGTTTACTAAACCAGATTCCGGAAAAATATCTCTCACTATCGACGGTGAAACTTTTGATGCTATTCCCGCGCACACTTTGGGTTATTTACCTGAAGACCGAGGTTTATATCCAGAGAGAACTCTCCTTAAAAATATCATGTACTTCGCTCAACTCAACGGCATGAGCAAAGCAGATGCAGCAGTCGAAGCGGATCACTGGCTAGATAAGTTCGATTTGTTAGCTCGTAAAAATGACCAGTTAAAGTCGCTTTCTAAAGGTAATCAGCAAAAAGTCCAGTTGATTACCGCGGTTATCCACAATCCAAAGTGGGTCATTCTCGATGAACCATTTTCTGGACTTGATCCAGTCAATCAAGAAAAAGTGGTCACGTTTTTGTCAGAACTGACCGCTCGCGGTATGACGGTTATTTTAAGTGCCCATCAAATGGCGATGGTCGAAAAATTAGCACATCGCATCCTTTTAATGAACCGCGGAGAAGCCGTATTTTATGGCAAGCTCACCGATTTTCAACAACACGCGAAAACACAATCTTCGTTGAAGGTAACGTTTACAGAGTCGGTTTTACATCAAGTGGAAGATGCGGATTATGATTGGATCAATAGTAAAACGCTTAAAGTTACGATGACCGCCAATACAACGCTTAGCCGTCTTTTACAATCGTTACCTAGTATTGGTGAAGTCGCTAACGTGCATAGTGAATCTTTAGATTTGCATCAACTCTACCTAAATGCCATTACAAACCACGGAGTAGCTTTAGATGAAAAGTAA
- a CDS encoding peptidylprolyl isomerase, protein MRILNMQKKAINASHFGALFISLSLIVASFTGAGYVHAQDATDFQELTPTTYQPQQENLVYLQSDQGLVVIELAPFIAPNHVAQFKALVDEGFYNGLDFYRVIDGFVAQGGDVTEKKPSKYRASLAAEFTRPLTSSSNFVTVQSPDFLAQETGFMQGFPSGRSLADKQEWLLHCPGAVAMARNNEADSGSTDFYIVIGQAPRHLDRNMSVFGHVIYGMENVQAMKRGNPNIAGGVISDMSQRSKIVSAKLGTSVDKSQQINFTRNLVTSDTFQARLQSARTLDSEFFHYKGTGNIDVCYYRPRFTIEQDK, encoded by the coding sequence ATGCGAATTTTAAACATGCAAAAGAAGGCGATTAACGCGAGTCATTTTGGCGCACTATTTATTAGCTTATCGCTTATTGTCGCATCATTTACAGGCGCAGGTTATGTTCATGCTCAAGATGCAACAGACTTCCAAGAGTTAACACCGACAACGTATCAGCCTCAGCAGGAAAACTTAGTCTATCTTCAAAGCGATCAAGGCTTAGTTGTTATTGAACTAGCTCCGTTTATTGCGCCGAATCACGTTGCACAATTCAAAGCATTGGTGGATGAAGGTTTCTACAACGGCCTAGACTTCTATCGCGTCATTGATGGTTTTGTTGCCCAAGGCGGCGATGTTACTGAGAAGAAGCCGTCGAAATACAGGGCAAGCTTAGCTGCGGAATTCACGCGGCCATTAACTTCTTCCTCTAACTTTGTTACCGTGCAGTCGCCCGATTTTTTAGCGCAAGAAACCGGCTTTATGCAGGGCTTCCCGTCGGGTCGCAGTTTGGCTGACAAACAAGAGTGGTTGTTGCATTGTCCTGGCGCTGTTGCGATGGCAAGAAACAATGAGGCTGATTCAGGTTCTACCGACTTTTATATTGTCATCGGTCAAGCACCGCGTCACTTGGATCGAAATATGTCAGTGTTTGGTCATGTCATCTACGGCATGGAAAACGTGCAAGCTATGAAGCGTGGCAACCCTAACATAGCCGGTGGGGTTATTAGCGATATGAGCCAACGAAGCAAGATAGTGAGCGCAAAGCTGGGCACTAGCGTAGATAAGAGTCAACAAATTAACTTTACACGCAACTTAGTCACTAGCGACACGTTTCAAGCGCGTTTACAAAGTGCCAGAACCTTAGACAGCGAGTTTTTTCATTACAAAGGTACGGGCAATATTGATGTGTGTTATTACCGACCTAGATTTACAATTGAACAGGATAAATGA
- a CDS encoding sugar porter family MFS transporter — protein sequence MSKSVYFAIVVALGGFVFGFDASVISGVVGFVTNEFKLSDWQQGFVVSSPTLGALFGTLFAGFFADMFGRKKVIIVIAFLYLVSAIFSALSVSYTMLVTARIIGGIAFASLVVAPIYIAEIAPSKIRGKMISINQLNIVIGLSFAYFANYYLLQLSGSPAAWVSALGIEDNVWRWMLGLEVVPAFIFFALLFTIPESPRWLALNNREAQAKNVLLLLNGNNPGDSSMSSEQADSFIAEIKADRKQASRGATDSVLNLLKSLFSKKMRFVLLVGLVVAVCQQATGVNAIYFYAPSIFEQSGVGQNAAFSQAIWVGVINVVFTIVAMLLIDKLGRKPLMLIGLAGVFISMSIASYGFHNASYQLTETSIQSIESQEHRSKLMPILGQTFSNDVSFKNATIELLGEDDAREHQSSLIEAAVTMNSLIVLIGILGFVASFAVSLGPVMWVLLAEILPNRLRGIGIACIGAVNSAVSFSVQLLFPWELANFGTAITFLIYGLLAIIGFVLIYKMLPETKGRSLEEIEDVFGVRESQ from the coding sequence ATGTCAAAAAGTGTTTATTTCGCCATTGTCGTTGCCTTAGGTGGTTTCGTTTTTGGTTTTGATGCCTCGGTTATTTCGGGTGTCGTTGGTTTTGTAACGAATGAATTTAAATTGAGCGATTGGCAGCAAGGCTTTGTGGTCAGCTCTCCAACATTAGGAGCACTATTCGGCACTTTGTTCGCGGGCTTCTTTGCCGATATGTTTGGCCGCAAAAAAGTGATTATTGTTATCGCGTTCCTATATCTAGTGTCCGCTATTTTTTCTGCACTGTCGGTTAGCTATACCATGTTAGTTACGGCACGAATTATTGGTGGAATTGCCTTTGCCTCTTTGGTTGTGGCCCCAATCTATATTGCTGAAATCGCACCTTCAAAAATACGCGGGAAGATGATTTCGATTAACCAGCTCAACATTGTTATTGGCTTATCGTTCGCTTATTTTGCAAACTATTATTTATTACAACTATCGGGTAGCCCTGCAGCTTGGGTTAGCGCCTTAGGCATTGAAGACAACGTATGGCGCTGGATGCTTGGTTTAGAAGTTGTGCCTGCGTTTATTTTCTTTGCATTGTTATTTACCATTCCTGAAAGTCCAAGATGGCTTGCGCTAAATAATCGCGAAGCCCAAGCTAAAAATGTTTTATTGCTATTAAATGGCAACAATCCAGGCGACTCGTCCATGTCGAGCGAACAAGCAGACAGTTTTATTGCTGAAATCAAAGCAGATCGTAAACAGGCCTCACGAGGCGCAACTGATTCCGTACTCAACTTACTTAAAAGCTTATTTTCTAAAAAAATGCGTTTCGTTTTGTTAGTAGGTTTAGTCGTAGCTGTGTGCCAACAAGCCACAGGTGTAAACGCTATTTACTTCTATGCGCCAAGTATTTTTGAGCAAAGTGGCGTTGGACAAAACGCAGCATTTTCACAAGCTATTTGGGTTGGCGTGATCAACGTTGTATTTACCATTGTGGCGATGCTGTTAATCGATAAATTAGGCCGAAAGCCGTTGATGTTAATTGGTCTTGCGGGTGTGTTTATTAGCATGTCTATCGCGTCTTATGGCTTCCACAACGCAAGTTATCAGCTTACTGAAACCTCTATTCAGTCAATTGAAAGCCAAGAGCACAGAAGTAAGTTGATGCCCATTTTAGGTCAAACGTTCTCGAATGACGTTAGCTTTAAGAACGCAACTATAGAATTGCTTGGTGAAGATGATGCGCGTGAACATCAATCGAGCTTGATTGAGGCAGCGGTAACTATGAATTCGCTGATTGTGCTCATTGGAATACTGGGCTTTGTTGCCTCATTTGCGGTATCCCTCGGACCGGTTATGTGGGTGTTGCTGGCTGAAATACTGCCTAACCGCCTGCGCGGCATTGGTATCGCGTGTATTGGCGCGGTGAATAGCGCTGTGAGTTTCAGCGTGCAGTTGCTATTCCCTTGGGAGCTAGCTAATTTTGGCACGGCGATCACTTTCTTGATCTATGGCCTTCTGGCAATTATTGGTTTTGTATTGATTTACAAAATGCTTCCAGAAACAAAAGGGCGATCTTTGGAAGAAATTGAAGATGTATTTGGTGTGCGAGAATCACAGTAG
- a CDS encoding isochorismatase family protein: MLERNNTGLIVVDIQGKLSHLVHNSEVMFRNVAKLIKGSSLLELPVIVLEQNPEKLGKTAEEIQPLLTDYPCIKKYAFNGCADPHFVDQVNKADVQYWLICGIEAHVCVYQTAMGLKGMGKSIELVVDCIGSREDSNKQVAISKLQKHDVGITTAEMCLFELMKDCSDPKFKSFLDIVR; this comes from the coding sequence ATGTTAGAAAGAAATAACACAGGTCTTATTGTCGTTGATATTCAGGGTAAACTGTCGCATCTGGTGCACAACAGTGAAGTAATGTTTCGTAATGTAGCCAAGTTGATCAAAGGCTCTAGCTTGCTTGAGTTGCCAGTCATAGTTCTCGAACAAAACCCCGAAAAACTAGGTAAAACCGCAGAAGAAATTCAACCTTTGCTAACAGATTATCCATGTATCAAAAAATACGCTTTTAATGGTTGTGCGGATCCTCATTTTGTTGACCAAGTAAACAAAGCTGATGTGCAGTATTGGTTGATATGTGGTATTGAAGCTCACGTTTGTGTTTATCAAACGGCTATGGGGCTGAAGGGGATGGGTAAGTCGATTGAATTAGTTGTTGATTGCATCGGATCACGGGAAGACTCAAACAAACAGGTCGCTATTAGCAAGCTGCAAAAACACGATGTTGGCATCACCACGGCAGAGATGTGTTTATTTGAACTTATGAAAGACTGCAGCGACCCCAAGTTTAAAAGTTTTTTGGATATCGTTAGATAA
- a CDS encoding DsbA family oxidoreductase: MQPSKEVKREIIVYTDYVCPFCLLAEKLLREAVAGKPVKITWRPFELRPFPVPTLRVEDEYLPAIWQRAVYPMAEKLGIDIKLPTISPQPRTDKAFEAFAFAEQEGLGDEFSMATLSAFFQKNQDIGDIDVLLTIADDIGLERQALKRALDTNEFSQAHQQALRRANLEDKVSVVPTIIIGDARYDGVASKEWIEAALDDLLV; this comes from the coding sequence ATGCAGCCTAGTAAAGAAGTGAAGCGTGAAATCATAGTTTATACCGATTATGTCTGTCCCTTTTGCCTACTAGCAGAAAAGCTACTGCGCGAAGCTGTGGCGGGGAAACCGGTAAAAATCACGTGGCGTCCATTTGAATTAAGACCATTCCCGGTTCCTACTCTAAGAGTGGAAGACGAGTATTTACCCGCTATTTGGCAACGTGCTGTCTACCCCATGGCTGAAAAGCTAGGTATTGATATAAAATTACCCACTATTTCTCCGCAACCAAGAACTGATAAAGCGTTCGAGGCTTTTGCGTTTGCCGAGCAAGAAGGCTTAGGTGATGAGTTTTCTATGGCGACATTGTCCGCATTTTTCCAAAAAAATCAGGATATAGGTGATATCGATGTGTTGTTAACTATTGCCGATGATATCGGCCTAGAGCGACAAGCATTAAAGCGAGCGCTCGATACTAATGAATTTTCCCAAGCGCACCAACAAGCGCTGCGTCGGGCAAATCTAGAGGATAAAGTTTCGGTGGTTCCGACCATCATTATTGGTGATGCAAGATATGACGGCGTCGCGAGTAAAGAATGGATTGAAGCGGCACTTGATGATTTATTGGTATAG
- a CDS encoding glycoside hydrolase family 16 protein, whose translation MQNTNIVNQIAKKHMKKAAVLAAFCFFPFAQSQAGWEVSWIDRFDGESMNWNNWTAQIQANYNNEIQCYTDNETGENRNFEVSDGTLKITARRQNINCPGQNDRSRNWTSGRINSKDKAEFLYGRLEARIRFSELKGGTWPAFWMLENRIAEDPFKGDNDNVNWPNPGAGEIDVWEWYANSGDRYITNFFNTGNCGREVRVPYSGGASDVLGFHTYGIEWTADEIKFFMDDNFVAQQNLSNCSQYEEPMFALLNVAIGGSLGGTVDPQLDTATMEVDYVAHCVATDANEWQQCNESTPEALDDDNDGVSNNRDQCPNTPPNAQVDASGCQFVTEPQEASPLPINAQNEVISLFSDSYQNIDGVDFNPNWGQATTVTQEQIRDNNVLKYTALNYQGTDFDNNKQDVSLFDNFYLDYWTQDSTSLKVFVISPGPRETFFEVDVEQQFWQTLVIPLSTYSSVVDLTNVFQLKIEGNGTVFFDNIFFGNTTEAAVDSDGDGVLDADDQCPETAAGAEVDSTGCVVDTTEPEPAPAPPAPAPEPQEPVVEPPTESESSGGSMHILFLIGVLCIAAGRRSMGRIKLSLK comes from the coding sequence ATGCAAAATACGAACATTGTTAATCAAATAGCAAAAAAGCACATGAAAAAGGCAGCTGTTTTGGCTGCTTTTTGCTTTTTCCCATTTGCACAAAGCCAAGCCGGTTGGGAAGTTTCGTGGATTGATCGTTTCGACGGTGAAAGCATGAATTGGAACAATTGGACTGCGCAAATTCAAGCCAATTATAACAATGAAATCCAGTGTTATACCGATAATGAAACAGGCGAAAATCGTAACTTTGAAGTGTCCGATGGTACATTGAAAATCACCGCTCGCAGACAAAATATTAACTGTCCCGGTCAAAACGATAGAAGCCGTAATTGGACCTCAGGTCGAATTAATAGTAAGGATAAAGCGGAGTTTTTATATGGGCGACTCGAAGCTCGCATCCGATTTTCTGAGCTAAAAGGAGGTACTTGGCCTGCATTCTGGATGCTTGAAAACCGAATAGCTGAAGACCCGTTTAAGGGCGACAACGATAATGTGAACTGGCCAAATCCTGGAGCGGGGGAAATTGATGTTTGGGAATGGTATGCCAACTCGGGCGACCGCTACATTACCAATTTTTTCAACACAGGTAACTGTGGTCGTGAAGTCAGAGTTCCATATAGTGGCGGCGCCAGCGATGTCTTGGGTTTCCATACATACGGCATTGAATGGACCGCAGACGAGATTAAATTTTTCATGGATGACAACTTCGTTGCTCAGCAGAATTTGTCAAACTGCTCTCAATATGAAGAACCTATGTTTGCGTTATTAAACGTCGCGATTGGAGGGTCTTTGGGCGGAACAGTCGATCCACAGTTGGATACTGCCACCATGGAAGTTGACTATGTTGCGCACTGTGTTGCAACGGATGCCAACGAATGGCAACAATGCAATGAAAGTACACCAGAGGCACTAGACGACGACAACGACGGTGTTAGTAATAACAGAGACCAATGCCCAAATACGCCGCCCAATGCACAAGTGGATGCAAGCGGCTGTCAGTTCGTTACTGAGCCACAAGAGGCATCACCACTGCCAATCAACGCGCAAAATGAAGTTATTTCCTTATTCAGCGACAGCTACCAAAATATCGATGGCGTTGATTTCAATCCAAACTGGGGCCAAGCAACGACAGTGACTCAAGAGCAAATTCGAGATAACAATGTATTGAAATATACGGCATTGAATTATCAAGGTACTGATTTTGATAACAACAAACAGGATGTTTCCTTGTTCGATAATTTCTACCTCGATTATTGGACCCAAGATTCTACTTCTCTGAAAGTCTTTGTTATTAGCCCTGGTCCGCGTGAAACATTTTTTGAAGTTGATGTTGAGCAGCAGTTTTGGCAAACGCTGGTTATACCCCTGAGCACCTATTCGAGTGTCGTTGATTTAACGAATGTATTTCAATTAAAAATCGAAGGTAATGGCACAGTTTTTTTTGATAATATATTTTTTGGAAATACCACAGAAGCTGCAGTCGATAGCGATGGAGACGGTGTTCTTGACGCTGATGATCAGTGCCCTGAAACAGCTGCAGGAGCAGAGGTCGATAGCACAGGCTGTGTTGTGGATACAACCGAACCAGAGCCGGCACCCGCACCTCCTGCACCAGCGCCGGAACCTCAAGAACCTGTGGTAGAACCGCCGACAGAATCTGAGTCAAGCGGCGGGTCGATGCATATTTTATTTTTAATAGGTGTATTGTGTATTGCTGCAGGAAGGCGTTCAATGGGACGCATTAAGTTGTCATTAAAATAA
- the nagA gene encoding N-acetylglucosamine-6-phosphate deacetylase — MTTYFAKRLFDGKRFHDNVYLEVNGDVIGRITQASENTAADVILNGLVCAGFIDTQVNGGGGVLFNYAPSLATLLTMMRGHSRYGTTAMLPTIITDSSEVMKAAANAVAEALIAEALPTGTSGILGIHYEGPHLSNEKRGIHPSSHVRSISDADLATFTRQDTGKVMVTLAPENVSPDIITDLVNQGVVVSLGHSAATVEQALAAIDAGATCTTHLFNAMSGLTAREPGLINIALSDQRLTSGLIVDLHHVHPQNCALAYQCIGAERLMLVTDAMAHVGSDLQTLPWLDSTITRKDGKLTLDNGSLAGSCLDMSSAVRNMYSLLRQQARNHDANTLLANVLNMASRVPANLLGIVDRGSLQVGSKADFVLLSDDLHVEGTWACGVKVDENNSESTLYQ, encoded by the coding sequence ATGACAACTTATTTCGCAAAGCGATTATTCGACGGTAAGCGATTTCACGATAATGTGTATTTAGAAGTAAATGGTGATGTCATTGGCAGGATAACGCAAGCCAGTGAAAACACTGCTGCTGATGTGATCCTTAATGGGCTTGTGTGTGCTGGCTTTATAGATACACAAGTTAACGGTGGTGGAGGCGTTTTATTCAATTATGCACCGTCACTGGCAACCTTATTGACTATGATGCGAGGGCATTCAAGATACGGTACCACGGCTATGCTTCCGACTATCATTACTGATAGCAGTGAGGTGATGAAAGCAGCAGCAAACGCGGTTGCTGAGGCTCTTATTGCTGAGGCTCTCCCCACCGGCACGTCAGGCATTTTAGGTATTCATTATGAAGGACCACATTTAAGTAATGAAAAGAGGGGAATTCATCCAAGTAGTCATGTCAGATCAATCAGTGATGCTGATTTAGCGACTTTTACACGCCAGGACACCGGCAAGGTAATGGTAACTCTCGCACCCGAAAATGTATCGCCGGATATTATCACCGATCTGGTTAATCAAGGCGTAGTTGTGTCCCTAGGTCACAGTGCGGCAACCGTTGAACAAGCGCTTGCAGCTATTGATGCAGGCGCAACTTGCACTACACATTTATTCAACGCAATGTCAGGTTTAACCGCAAGAGAACCAGGGCTCATCAATATTGCCTTAAGTGATCAACGCTTAACGTCGGGCTTAATTGTCGACCTGCATCACGTTCATCCGCAAAACTGTGCTCTTGCCTATCAATGCATTGGTGCTGAACGCTTGATGTTGGTTACAGATGCTATGGCCCACGTGGGCTCAGATTTACAAACCTTGCCATGGCTCGATTCAACAATTACGAGAAAGGATGGCAAATTAACCCTAGACAATGGCAGCCTTGCTGGTTCGTGCTTAGACATGAGCAGTGCCGTTCGAAATATGTATTCGCTACTCAGACAACAAGCTAGAAATCATGATGCAAATACTCTACTAGCAAATGTGCTTAATATGGCAAGCCGAGTTCCGGCGAATTTGTTGGGTATTGTGGATAGAGGAAGCCTTCAGGTTGGCAGTAAAGCTGACTTTGTGTTGCTTAGCGATGATTTGCATGTAGAAGGGACTTGGGCTTGCGGTGTAAAGGTGGACGAAAATAATAGCGAGAGCACGCTATACCAATAA
- a CDS encoding ABC transporter permease has protein sequence MKSNKSRQLWLVTSWEFIQFFKWKQELVSKLIMLAIGAMVLVWQYVQDDSEPSYRIAVTQNNGKELADGDAVPTDLPAKIAQFEFVQSSVSASSLATTLSEESAYDAVLLYSLDSNGQRKLTVYSQEKQAWLAQLQQALLQHYSIVYAEQLGLQAEQLSLLTTPAVFVVNFMDDSIREDDGVSSATAIGMIVLLAIGVFTSFGQLFAGVTGEKQQRVTEQLYSCISAQTWVDGKICGQILHGMKAMVSSAITGLLIFAFVTVIVKGQALDFSFLNWALVPWLLLFALAGLYLCTAFMAAIAAAIDDPNHSAKTSMMLLPLVPIILTFLSMDNPSGWALTFLSYFPLTAFAAMPVKMSLIDVPFWQPLISFGLMVVLCLWVRGAAGRLFKMGMVMYGKEPTLKDMLRWVIKSEN, from the coding sequence ATGAAAAGTAATAAGTCGCGACAGCTTTGGTTAGTTACTTCTTGGGAATTCATACAATTTTTTAAATGGAAGCAAGAACTTGTCTCTAAACTGATCATGCTAGCTATCGGAGCGATGGTATTGGTATGGCAGTATGTACAGGACGATAGTGAACCTAGTTATAGAATTGCTGTTACCCAAAATAACGGGAAAGAATTAGCCGATGGCGACGCAGTACCCACTGATTTACCCGCCAAAATAGCGCAATTTGAATTCGTTCAAAGTTCAGTTTCAGCCAGCTCTCTGGCCACTACCTTAAGCGAGGAGTCAGCCTATGACGCAGTATTGCTTTACTCACTTGACAGTAATGGTCAGCGAAAACTAACAGTATACAGCCAAGAAAAACAAGCATGGCTAGCACAGTTGCAGCAAGCGTTGCTGCAGCACTACTCTATTGTGTATGCCGAACAGTTAGGACTACAAGCTGAACAGCTTAGCTTATTAACGACACCGGCAGTATTTGTCGTAAACTTTATGGACGATAGTATCAGAGAAGATGACGGTGTGAGTTCAGCAACGGCAATTGGCATGATTGTGTTGTTAGCGATAGGTGTTTTTACGTCTTTTGGACAGTTGTTTGCGGGTGTGACAGGCGAGAAACAACAGAGAGTAACCGAACAACTGTATTCTTGTATTAGCGCGCAAACTTGGGTTGATGGCAAAATATGCGGACAAATATTACATGGAATGAAAGCGATGGTATCAAGTGCTATTACTGGTTTGTTAATATTTGCATTTGTGACCGTTATTGTTAAAGGCCAAGCACTCGACTTTTCCTTTCTTAATTGGGCGTTAGTGCCTTGGTTATTGCTCTTTGCTTTAGCTGGCTTGTACTTATGTACTGCGTTTATGGCCGCAATTGCGGCGGCTATCGACGACCCAAACCACAGTGCTAAAACCAGTATGATGTTATTACCGTTGGTTCCTATAATTTTGACATTCCTCAGTATGGACAATCCTTCAGGCTGGGCATTAACATTTTTAAGCTATTTTCCTTTGACTGCTTTTGCTGCGATGCCGGTGAAGATGTCGTTAATAGATGTACCATTTTGGCAACCATTGATTTCATTCGGTTTGATGGTTGTACTTTGTTTATGGGTGCGTGGTGCAGCTGGCCGGCTATTCAAAATGGGTATGGTCATGTACGGCAAAGAGCCTACTTTAAAAGATATGCTTAGGTGGGTTATTAAATCTGAAAATTAG
- a CDS encoding bifunctional GNAT family N-acetyltransferase/carbon-nitrogen hydrolase family protein codes for MPIKDSVNSNEEGEHLLELRHLTLDDYDDIRELQEAIYQRVGGALPFKQFKAQISTFPDGQICIEDKGKVIAVALSVIVDYEQFGDKHTYEEITGDAYITTHDPNGDVLYGVDVFVSPEYRGLRLGRRLYEARKELVRNLNLRSIMAGGRIPNYIQYAKEFTPYEYIEQVKSKDIFDPILTFQLSNGFDVKQVMKAYLPEDKDSLGYATLLQWHNMYFDAEKPNLIGGKRSSARVGCVQWQMRYFEDVEGLLQQVEYFVDALSDYKCDVALFPEFFNAPLMGLSDGESSIDAIWHLAEYTEEILTAISRLSVSYNINIIAGSMPVIEGDELFNVAYLCHRDGKIESQYKLQLTPHEKKEWIMKGGNKLQSFDTDFGKIGILICYDVEFPELARLLSEQDIQVLFVPFWTDTKNGYLRVRRCAQARAIENECYVAIAGSVGNLPQVDNVDIQYAQTAVFSPSDFAFPHDAIVSETTPNTEMTLIVDLDFDKLTKLQNEGSVRNYLDKRRDLFRVEWLGDK; via the coding sequence ATGCCAATCAAAGATTCTGTAAATTCGAACGAAGAAGGTGAGCACTTATTAGAGCTTAGACACCTCACGTTGGACGATTACGACGATATAAGAGAGTTGCAGGAGGCTATATATCAGCGAGTAGGCGGTGCGCTTCCTTTTAAGCAATTCAAAGCTCAAATTTCGACCTTTCCAGACGGCCAAATTTGTATTGAAGACAAAGGCAAAGTCATTGCCGTCGCGCTGTCGGTCATTGTTGATTACGAACAGTTTGGTGACAAGCATACATACGAAGAAATCACCGGCGATGCTTACATAACTACGCACGATCCAAACGGTGACGTGCTGTATGGCGTTGATGTTTTTGTATCACCTGAATATAGAGGCTTGCGTTTAGGCCGACGTTTATATGAAGCTCGCAAAGAATTAGTGCGCAACTTGAATTTACGTTCAATTATGGCCGGTGGTCGTATTCCGAACTACATCCAATATGCAAAAGAGTTCACGCCCTATGAATATATCGAACAAGTAAAATCGAAAGACATTTTCGATCCTATTTTGACCTTTCAATTGTCTAACGGCTTTGATGTAAAACAGGTCATGAAGGCTTATTTGCCAGAAGACAAAGACTCACTAGGCTACGCAACTTTATTGCAGTGGCACAACATGTACTTTGATGCCGAAAAGCCAAACTTGATAGGCGGCAAACGTTCATCAGCTAGAGTTGGATGTGTGCAATGGCAAATGCGTTATTTTGAGGATGTCGAAGGACTGCTGCAGCAAGTGGAGTATTTTGTCGATGCATTATCTGACTACAAATGTGATGTTGCCTTATTTCCTGAGTTCTTCAATGCGCCCTTAATGGGCTTGAGCGATGGTGAAAGTTCAATCGATGCTATTTGGCATTTGGCTGAATATACAGAAGAAATTCTAACCGCCATTTCTCGATTGTCGGTATCTTATAATATCAACATTATCGCAGGTTCAATGCCGGTTATTGAAGGTGATGAGCTGTTCAACGTGGCGTATTTGTGTCACCGCGACGGTAAAATTGAAAGCCAGTACAAACTTCAGTTAACGCCGCATGAGAAGAAAGAATGGATCATGAAAGGTGGTAACAAACTGCAGTCATTTGATACTGATTTCGGTAAAATCGGTATCCTGATTTGCTACGACGTTGAATTTCCTGAATTGGCTCGCTTGCTGTCAGAACAAGATATTCAGGTATTGTTCGTGCCGTTCTGGACTGACACTAAAAACGGCTATTTACGAGTGCGTCGCTGTGCTCAGGCAAGAGCGATTGAAAATGAATGTTATGTGGCGATTGCTGGTAGCGTCGGTAACTTACCACAAGTGGACAACGTTGATATTCAGTATGCTCAAACAGCGGTATTTTCACCATCTGATTTTGCGTTCCCACATGATGCTATCGTTTCTGAAACTACGCCAAACACTGAAATGACGCTTATTGTTGACCTTGATTTCGATAAGCTAACCAAGCTTCAGAATGAAGGTTCAGTACGTAACTACCTCGATAAACGTCGGGATTTGTTTAGAGTAGAGTGGTTAGGCGATAAGTAA